The genomic region ACCGAGCCGACGGCCATGGACCAGGCGGCCGCGATGCCGGTGCCGCGCTTCCAGACCAGGCCGCCGAGGATGGCTACCAGCAGGCCGCCCACGAGGATGTCGTAAGCGATGGTCAGGGCCACCACGACGTCCTGGGCTGCCATGGAGATCAGCACGGCCACGATGCCCAGACCCAGGACCCAGTAGCGGTTGGCCTTGACGTCGTGCTCGGGGTTTTCGGTGTCGTCGGTGTTGATCGTCTTGCCGAACCAGCTGGCCACGAACGGCACAACGTCGGCGCGGGCCACCGTTGCAGCGGCGATGAGGGCGCCGGAGGCGGTGGACATCATGGCGGCGACGGCAGCGGCCATGACCAGGCCGCCGATGCCGATCGGCAGGATGTGGGTGGCAACCTCGGCGTAGACAACGTCCTTGCCGAGAGTGGCGACGTCGATGTCGGGCAGGGCCACCCGGGCGGCCAGGCCGATCAAGGCGCCGGCGACGCCGTACAGGATGCAGTAGACGCCAGCGGTGGCGCCGCCCCAGCGGGCCACGGTGGGGGTCTTAGCGGTGAAGACGCGCTGCCAGATGTCCTGGCCGATCAGCAGGCCAAGTGTGTACACCACGAAGTACGTGATGATGGTCTGCACACCGATGCCGTCGAGCTGGAAGAAGCTCGCGTCAACGCGGGCACGGATGCCGTCCAGGCCGCCCGCGGCGTTGAGGACGAACGGGAGCATGAGGAAGAAGATGCCGACGGTCTTGATGATGAACTGCACCTGGTCGGCGAGGGTGATGGACCACATGCCGCCGATGGTGGAGTAGACCAAGACGATTGCGCCGCCGACGGCGATGGCGAGCCAGCGCTCCCAGCCGAAGAGGACAACGAAGATCGTGGCGTAGGCGCCCGTGGACGTGGCACACAGCATGAGGGTGTAGGCCAGCATGACGATGCCGGAGGTCTGGGTGGCGCGCTGGCCGTAGCGCAGGGACAGCATCTGGGAGACGGTGTAGATTTTCAGCTTCTGGATGGTGCCGGCGAAGAGAAGGCTCAGCAGCAGGACGCCAGCGCCGATCGCCACCACGAGCCACATGCCCGAGATGCCGAACTTGTAGCCCAGGCCGACGCCGCCAACGGTGGAGGCGCCGCCCAGGACGACGGCGGCCATTGTCCCGGTGTAGAGGAACGGCCCCAGGCGGCGGCCGGCCACAAGGAAGTCGCTGTTGTTCTTGGTGCGGGACTTGCCCCACCAGCCGAAGGCCAGCATGGCGGCCAGGTAGACCACCACGATGGCGATATTGACGAAACTTGCGTCCATGATTTGGGGATCCTTGGAGCTTTGGCAGCTTGCGGGCCGAGCAGGGAAACGGGCTGACCGGAGGGCTGCGCTGAATGGAAATCGGGGGGAACGCTGGGTTCCTTGCTGGGCGTCGCCTGTAGGAGTTGTTTCACAAGCAACACTTGTTGCATAGAAGCGTAGGCTGTGATTCGGGTAACAGTCAAGACGCAAAGCTCCGCAGCGCGGTTTGCCCCGCGTCACAGAAGGGCGGTGCCGATAATATGACTCCAATGATGGGGCCGGGCGGCCGGCCGTGAAAGGTTCGTAAATGAAGGCACTTCCAGTTGAGCCGAGCAATGTTCCGGTTGCCATCGGTTCAAGAATCCGTGCCGCGCGCCAGTCCCAGCGGCTCACCATAGAGCAGGTGGCTGACGCCACCGGGTTAACCAAAGGCTTTCTCAGCCGCGTGGAACGGGACCTGACCTCGCCCTCCGTGGCGTCCCTCGTAACTCTGTGCCAGGTTCTGTCAATCTCCATTGGCGATCTGTTCGCTGCGCCGGAAACACACCTGACCAAGCGGGACGCCGGTCCCCGCATCTCCCTCGGCGGTGAGGGGATCGTGGAGCGGCTGCTGACCGCGCGGTCCGAACGGCGCGTGCAGATCATCCAGGCCGTCATCGATCCGCGGGGCCGCGGCGAATCGGAACTGTATGCCGTTGACTGCGACGTCGATGTCCTGCATGTGATCAAGGGGACCATTAAACTCATCCTCACCAACGAGGAGTATGAGCTGACCACCGGCGATACCGTCACCTTCCCGGGCCGGGAACCTCACACCTGGGTCAATCCGACCGATGAGCCCGTCGAGGTTCTCTGGGTGCTGGTGCCGGCTGCCAGCCAGTAGCGCTCTTTGGAATCGGCCCGGGCCGCCTGGTTGGCGGTCCGGGCTTTTTTCTGCCTCGGTGGTGTTTCTTGTAAACACCCGGTGCACATTGGGCAACTTCGCGTGTATGATGGCTGTCACAACCCACCCTGGACAATTCATCCTCGAAGGAGAGGCGTTCCTTTTGGAAGAGCTGCGCATCGAAGCCAACGGCAACCTTGGCCCCATCGATTCATCCCGTATTCCCCGTTACGCCGGGGCGGCAACCTATGCCCGGCTGCCGCGCCTGGACCAGGTGGCCAAGTCCGACATCACCGTGGTGGGAGTGCCCTTTGATTCCGGCGTCTCCTACCGCCCCGGTGCCCGCTTCGGCGCCAACCACGTCCGCGAGGCCAGCCGGCTGCTCCGCCCGTACAACCCGGCCTGGGACGTCAGCCCGTTCGAGAACTGCCAGGTGGCCGACGCCGGCGACATGGCCGTGAACCCGTTCAACATCAACGAGGCCATCGAGACCATCCAGCAGAACGCCCTCGACCTGACGGCGGGCGGGAGCAAGCTGCTCACGCTGGGCGGTGACCACACCATCGCGCTGCCGCTCCTGCGCGCAGCAGCCGAGCGTGCCGGCGGCCCCATCGCCATGCTGCATTTCGATGCCCACCTGGACACCTGGGACACCTACTTCGGTGCGGAGTACACCCACGGAACGCCGTTCCGCCGTGCCGTGGAGGAGGGCATCCTGGACACCGAGGCCATCAGCCACATCGGCACCCGCGGCCCGCTGTACGGCAAGAAGGACCTCGACGACGACCACCGCTTCGGGTTCGGCATCGTCACCTCCGCGGACGTTTACTACCAGGGCGTCCTTGAGACTGTGGCCAAGGTCCGGGACCGGATCGGAGACCGTCCGCTGTACATCTCCGTGGACATCGACGTTTTGGACCCCGCCCACGCGCCCGGAACCGGCACGCCGGAAGCCGGCGGCATCACCAGCCGTGAGCTGCTGGAGATCATCCGCGGCTTCCGCGGCATGAACCTCGTCGGCGCCGACGTCGTTGAAGTGGCCCCGGCCTACGACCACGCCGAGATTACCGGCGTGGCCGCCAGCCACGTTGCCTACGAACTGGTCACCCTTATGGCGGACAATACCGTCGCGGGCGACCGCTTCGGTGCCGAGACCGGCTACGCGGCCCAGGCGCTGGGCCGCGAAGCCCGCCGTCCGGCAGGGTTCGCCGCAGCCTCGCCCGCGCCGGCCGGCAACGGCGCTGTCCGTGCCGCTGTGGGGGAGTACTCCAAGTGACCGCCGTCGAGTCCGGCGCGGCGTCTGCTCCCGCAGGGGCAGGCGACGGTCCCTCGGGAGCAGGCGCTGGGACCGGTGTCCGCAACGGCGGGGATCTCGTCGTCGAGACCCTGGAGGCGCTGGGAGCGAAGACGGTGTTCGGCATCCCCGGCCAGCACGCGCTGGGCCTCTTCGACGCGATGGGTCGGGGCAACCTTAAGTTCGTGTCCTCCCGCCTGGAGAACAACAGCGCCTTCGCCGCCGACGGATACTCGCGGGCCACAGGGGAGGTGGGCGTGCTGTTCCTGTCCACCGGGCCGGGCGCGCTGACATCTCTGGCCGGGCTGCAGGAAGCCTACGCCACGGGGGTGCCCATGGTGGTGGTTGCCAGCCAGATCCCCCTCGAGGGCCTGGGCGCCCGCCGGAAGGGCATGCTGCACCAGCTCGATGACCAGAAGGCGTCGGCCGCGAATGTCACCAAGAGCCAGCGCCTGATCCAGCACGCGTCCGGTATTCCGTCCGCCATCCAGGACGCCTGGACAGAGGCGATTTCCTCGCCGCAGGGCCCGGTCTGGCTCGAGGTCCCGCAGAACGTGCTGCTGGACCCCATCATGGTGCCGCCCGTGGAGGATGCGCTGGCCGAAGCGGCGGACAACCCGCCGCGCGTCGAGCTTGTCCGGGAAGCCGTGAAATGGCTGTCGACGGCGGAACGTCCCGCCATCATCGCCGGCGGCGGAACCCGCCGGGGCCGAGCGGAAAAGTCGCTGCTCTCGATCGCGGAAAAGCTCCGGGCTCCCGTCATTTGCACGCCCGGCGGCAACGGGGCCTTCCCGTGGAACCACGAACTGTCGCTGCAGTCGTGGATCGAGGACCGGCACATGACGGACCTCCTCGAGGACGCTGACGTCCTGGTGGTCATCGGCTCCTCCCTCGGCGAGGTCACATCCAATTACTTTACTTTTGAACCGCGCGGCAGGATCATCCAGATCGACGCCGAACCGCGTGTGCTGGAATCCAACCGTCCCGGCCTGGGCATCAGGGCCGACGCCGGCCAGGCACTGGCTGCCCTCGACGAATCACTCACGGAGCCGCACGGCGAACGCGCCAACTGGCACGGGACCTCGCCGGAGGACCTCGTCCGCGAGTCGCTGCGCAAGGTGAAGGACCGGCTGGAATCGCAGGACCTGGCCAAGGAACTGACGTTCATGGCCGATATCCGCGAGGCTGTTCCGGCAGACATGCAGACATTCTGGGACATGACCATCTCGGCGTACTGGGGCTGGAGCTGCTGGGACGCCCGCGAGGGCCAGTTCCACTCCGCCCAGGGTGCCGGCGGCCTTGGCTACGGCTTCCCGGCAGCGATCGGCGGTGCCGTGGGCCTGGAAACCGTGGGCAAGTCCGCGGCTTCGGCCCGCGTGCTAGCTGTCTCGGGAGACGGTTCGGCCATGTACTCCATCGCCGAACTCGCCACCGCCAAGCAGCACAACGTCCCGGTCACCTGGCTGATCGTGGACGACGGCGGCTACGGCATCCTGCGCGAATACATGGTGGGCGCCTTCGGCAAGGCCACCGCCACCGAACTCGCGCGGCCGGACTTCGTGAAGCTGGCCGAATCCTTCGGCGTTCCCGCCACCCGGGTGGCACCGGAAAACGTGGGGGACGCGCTCAAGGCGGGCTTCGCCGCGGACGGCCCGAACGTCGTCGTCGTCGAAACACTGCTGAAGATGTTCGCACCGACCCACCTGGACGGCTAGCCACCGCCCCTTCAACGCTCTTCCAGCGCGAACGGACACTTGAGCACCCGCCCGCAGCGCGAACGAACACTTGGGGCCCCATTTCCACCCGGAACTGGGGCCTCAAGTGTCCGTTCGCGCTGCTGCCTTTTAACCGGCCCAGACGCCTGACTGCATTGCTTAGTTTCCTAAAGCAACCATTTCTTGCTATAGTTGCCTAAGGCAAGCAATAAGGGGCAAATCCACCATGGCAGTTGAGCCAAACACAGCGGCCGAACTCGTGCGGCAGATCTTCGACCTCCAGCGCGCCGTCCGGTGCGTGGCCGTCTCCAACTCGCGCGGCCTGGAGGCGGGAGTTGCCCTGCAGGGCGTCCTCCGCTTCGTGGGGGAGAGGGAATCCCGCGCCACGCACCTGGCCGCACGGCTGGGCGTCAGCGCGCCCGTCCTCAGCCGGCACATCGCAGAGCTTGAGGAACTCGGGCTGGTCCACCGCAGGCCCGACCCCGACGACGGGCGGGCGCAGTTGGTCGCCCTGACGGACGCCGGCCGCGCGAAGCTCGTTGAGATCGAGGATCACCGCGTAGCCACCCTGCAGGAATTCCTGCAGGACTGGAGCCAGCAGGACGCCGAGGAGACGGCGAAAGTACTCTCCAAACTCGCGGAATCCCTTCGGGAATCCGCCCGGGCAACGACGGCCGGCCCCATCGCAACCACTACCAAACGCAAGGAGCAGTTCATTGGCTAGCCACGCTGCCGTCCCCGCGACGGCCACGTCACGCCCTTCGGCCCACCCGCCCCAGGCCCCCATGACGCACCGGCAGATCATGGAGGCCCTCACCGGGCTCCTGGCGGCCTTCTTCACCGCGATCCTCAGCAGCACCATCGTGGCCAACGCGCTGCCCACCATCATGTCCGAGCTCAAGGGCACACAGACGGACTTCGCGTGGGTCATCACTGCCGCATTGCTGGCCAACGCCGCCACCACGCCGATCTGGGGCAAACTCGCTGACCTGTTCGACAAGAAGGTCCTGGTCCAGCTCAGCATCGTGATCTTCGTGGCCGGATCGGTGATGGCCGGCCTGTCGCAGACCATCCCGCTGCTGCTGACGGCCCGCGTTGTCCAGGGCATCGCCATGGGCGGCCTGACTGCCCTGGCCCAGGCGATCATCGGCTCCATGATTCCGCCGCGGGACCGCGGAAAGTACTCCGGCTACATGGGCGCAGTCATGGCCGTCGGCACGGCCGGCGGGCCGCTGCTTGGCGGTTTCATCGTTGACAGCCCGCTGGGCTGGCGCTGGACGTTCTTCGTCTGCGTTCCGCTCGCCGTCGTCGCACTCATCCTGCTGCAGATCACCCTCAAGATCCAGCACGTCAAGCGGCCGGCCAAGATCGACTGGCTCGGCTCCATCCTCCTCACCACCGGCGTCAGCCTTCTCCTCATCTGGGTATCGTTCGCCGGAAACCCCGACTACTACGACTGGTGGTCCTGGCAGTCGGCACTGATGGTGGGCGGCGGTGTCGCCCTGCTGGCACTGCTTCTGGTGGTGGAATCAAAGGTCTCGCAGCCCATCATCCCGCTCAAGATCATCTCCGAGCGCACCACCGCCCTGGCCATCTGGGCCTCCGTGGCCGTGGGCGTGGCAATGTTCGGCTCCTCGACCTTCCTGGGCCAGTACTTCCAGGTGGCACGCGGCGCAACACCCACCGAGGCGGGCCTCCTGACCCTGCCCATGATCACCGGCAACCTGATTGGCTCCGTGCTTTCCGGCCAGCTCATTAGCCGAACCGGCAAATGGAAGCGCTACCTGATCGCCGGGTCGGTCCTGCTGATCGGCGGGCTGGGCCTTGCCGGCACCATGGACCACACCACGGAACTGTGGCAGTCCGGCGTCTTCACCGCGATCCTGGGCCTCGGGCTCGGCATGCTCATGCAGAACCTCGTCCTGGCCGTACAGAACACCGTCAGCGCCAGCGACATCGGCACGGCCAGTGCGTCTGTAGCTTTCTTCCGTTCAGTGGGCGGTGCGGTTGGCGTGTCCGTGCTGGGTGCGATCATGAGCAACCGGGTCAAGGAACTGGCCACCCAGGGGCTTGCCGACGCTGGCATCCGGGCAGGCTCCGGCGCTTCCGGCGCCAGCCTGGACCTGGCCGACATGCCTGCCCCGATCCGGGACATCATGCGGGCGGCCTACGGCGATGCCACGGCAGAGATCTTCCTGATTGCCGGTGCCATCGCGGTTGTTGCCCTTATCGCCGTGCTCCTGATCAAGGAACAGCCGCTGCGCCGGACCGTTGATATCCGACCCGATGCTGCTGCTCCGGCTTCCGCTGATTCCGGTGCGGGGCCCGCCCGGGACTCCGAACAGGGTTCCGGGCTGCCCGCCGCTGAGTATTCCGACGACGACCTCGAGCGTGAGTTCGCGGAAGTGCTGACCCGCCAACTGGCCGACGATGCCAAGGAGCCGTCCTACCCCGGCAGGCAGCGGCTGGCGGAACGCGTCCTGCCGATGAACGAACCGCCGGCGCGGGCCCGGACCATGCTGGCCGAGAAGCACAACCAAACTGCGGACCTGGTGCCGCTCATCCAGGAAACGCAGGGGCTTCTCGCGGAACAGCAGCTTCAGCTGGCCAAGGCACTGAGCGCCGTCGCCCGGCAGGCCGAGCAGCAGCGGATCATCGCGCAGGAGCAGGCCCGGGTAGGCGCCGAACTGAAGGCACTGAGCCGGCGGCTGGCCAAGGAACGAAAGCTCCAGAGCGCCGCCGCACACTACATCGCCTCGCACGGCAAGCATCGCGGCGAATAGGCCCGCGCGGACGGAGTTCGTGTACAGATAATGGCCGCAAAGCCAATATCTGTGCACAGACCCCGGTTAAGCGGCAGGGCGTACGACGTCGGCGACCCGCTTGGAGGGCTTAAGTGTCTGTGAGGATTGTGGCGGGAGTGAGCCGGCGTCGTCCGTTGGGATGATCTTCGCCCGCGACGTTTCGCACGGGCAACAGATTTCGTAGAGTTGGAAGGCTTTGGCTGTCAGGCCCGTCTGCTATTACTTCTCCTAACTCATTCGCGCTCTCCCGAAGGATCCGTGAGCATGCTCGTCACCCTCATACGGCGTTACTCCAGACCGTATTTGCCGTACATTTTGGCTGTCATCGCCTTCCAGCTGGCATCCACCATTGCGGCGCTCTACCTGCCCAGCCTCAACGCCCAGATCATTGACGAGGGCGTCTCCCGCGGCGACACCGATTTCATCTGGCGCACAGGGGCCGTCATGCTCCTCGTGGCCTTCCTCCAGGTGGGCGCCGCCGTTGCCGGCGTCTACTTCGGATCGAAGACTGCCATGGCGGTGGGCCGCGACCTTCGCCGCGGAGTTTTCCGTAAGGTGACCAGCTTCTCGGCCAAGGACGTCAACTCGTTTGGCGCGCCCACCCTGATCACCCGCGGCACGAACGATGTCCAGCAGGTCCAGATGCTGGTGCTGATGGGCCTGAACTTCATGGTGTCCACGCCGATCATGTGCATCGGCGGCATCATCATGGCCCTGCGCGAGGACATCAACCTGTCCTGGCTGGTCTGGGTCTCGGTCCCCATCCTCATTGTGGTGGTCGGATACATCGTGGTGCGCCTCATGCCGCTGTTCCGCTCCATGCAGAAGAAGATCGACCGCATCAATGAGGTCCTGCGCGAGCAGATCATCGGCATCCGCGTGGTCCGCGCCTTCGTCCGGGAACCGTACGAAACCGAGCGCTTCGGCCAGGCCAACAAGGAACTGACGGACGTATCGCTCAAGATCGGCGCGCTGTTCGTCCTGATGTTTCCTGCCATCGGCATGATCCTGCACCTGTCCACCGCGGCCGTGCTCTGGTTCGGCGGCCAGCGGGTGGACTCCGGCGACATGCAGGTCGGCTCCCTGACAGCGTTCCTGCAGTACCTGCTCCAGATCCTCATCGCGGTGATGATGGGCACCTTCATGGCCATGATGATCCCGCGCGCGTCCGTCTGCGCGGACCGCATCGGCGAGGTACTCGACGTCGAACCGTCAATCCATGACCCCGAGCGGCCGGTCACCCCGGGACAGCTGGAGGGCGTGGTGGAGTACCGCAACGTCACGTTCGCCTACCCCGGAGCCGAGGCCCCGGTCCTGAGCAACATCAGCTTTACCGCCCGGCCGGGGGAGACCGTGGCCATCATCGGCTCCACCGGTGCCGGCAAGACCTCCCTGCTCTCGCTGCTGCCGCGGCTCTACGACGTTGCCGACGGCGAAGTCCTCCTCGACGGCGTCCCCGTCAGCCAGCTGGACCGGGCGGAAATCACCAGGCGCGTTGCCCTGGTTCCGCAGCGGCCATATCTGTTCTCCGGAACCATTGAGCACAACCTCCGCTTTGGAAAGCCGGAGACTACCGACGACGAACTCTGGGATGCGCTGCATGTGGCCCAGGGCGACGGTTTCGTGAAGGAAAAGAAAAACGGGCTCGCGTCCCGCATCGCCCAGGGCGGCACCAACGTCTCCGGCGGCCAGCGCCAGCGGCTGTGCATCGCTCGCGCCCTGGTGACCAGGCCAAAGGTCTACCTGTTCGACGACTCCTTCTCGGCGCTCGACGTCGCCACCGACGCCCGGCTGCGTGCCGCGCTCAAGCGCACCACCGCTGATGCCACCGTCATCATCGTGGCGCAGCGCATCTCCACCATCACGGAGGCGGACCAGATCCTTGTGCTGGACAACGGCAGGATCGTGGACCGCGGAACGCATGAGGAGCTCCTCGAAACGTCGCCCACCTACCAGGAAATTGTTGAGTCCCAGCTGAGCGTGGAGGAAGTGGCATGAGCGCCGACAACAAGGGCACCAGCCAGAACCCCGGCATCGGCCAGGGCGAAGCGTACCCGCAGGACGCCAGCACCGGCCAGGACGCCGAGAAGCTTCAAAGTCACGGAGCCACGGAAGTTCCGACCCTCGAGGACGACGACTTCGTCGAGGAGGAATACAAGCCGGGCGAGGCCGACGGCGGCATGTTCGGTGCGATGCCCGCCAAGAAGGCCCAGCATTTCTGGCCGTCCGCCAAGCGGCTCATGGGCCTGCTGAAACCGGAAGCCGCCGGCATCTACGTCGTGGTTGGCATGGTGATCGTTTCGGTGATCCTCAACGTCATTGCGCCCAAGGTGCTGGGCCAGGCCATGGACGTCATCTTCGGCGGTGTGGTGGGCAAACAGTTGCCCTCCGGCGTCAGTAAGGACCAGTTCGTCGAGGGGTTGCGGGCACAGGGCCAGAACAACTTCGCGGACATGGTCTCCCGGATGGAACTGGTGCCCGGAACAGGCATCGACTTCCAGAAGCTGACCGTCCTGATATCGGCCGTGCTGCTGATGTACTTCGTGGCCAACATCTTCCTGTGGCTCCAGGGCTACGTCCTCAACAGGATCGTCATGAAGGTGATCCGGCAGCTCCGCGACGATACGGAAAAGAAGCTCAATCGGCTGCCGCTGAACTACTTCGACACCCGCCAGCGCGGCGACGTGCTCTCCCGGGTGACCAACGACGTCGACAATGTACAGCAGGCGCTGCAGCAGGCGTTCGCGCAGCTCA from Arthrobacter globiformis harbors:
- a CDS encoding sodium:solute symporter, with amino-acid sequence MDASFVNIAIVVVYLAAMLAFGWWGKSRTKNNSDFLVAGRRLGPFLYTGTMAAVVLGGASTVGGVGLGYKFGISGMWLVVAIGAGVLLLSLLFAGTIQKLKIYTVSQMLSLRYGQRATQTSGIVMLAYTLMLCATSTGAYATIFVVLFGWERWLAIAVGGAIVLVYSTIGGMWSITLADQVQFIIKTVGIFFLMLPFVLNAAGGLDGIRARVDASFFQLDGIGVQTIITYFVVYTLGLLIGQDIWQRVFTAKTPTVARWGGATAGVYCILYGVAGALIGLAARVALPDIDVATLGKDVVYAEVATHILPIGIGGLVMAAAVAAMMSTASGALIAAATVARADVVPFVASWFGKTINTDDTENPEHDVKANRYWVLGLGIVAVLISMAAQDVVVALTIAYDILVGGLLVAILGGLVWKRGTGIAAAWSMAVGSVLTLALLIAYAIGIIPSEDGVYANDPIYWGLAASLLVYIVVSYLTPPTDPEVREAWDRRVAGAVSEELPLDSHPVASHAAH
- a CDS encoding helix-turn-helix domain-containing protein → MKALPVEPSNVPVAIGSRIRAARQSQRLTIEQVADATGLTKGFLSRVERDLTSPSVASLVTLCQVLSISIGDLFAAPETHLTKRDAGPRISLGGEGIVERLLTARSERRVQIIQAVIDPRGRGESELYAVDCDVDVLHVIKGTIKLILTNEEYELTTGDTVTFPGREPHTWVNPTDEPVEVLWVLVPAASQ
- the speB gene encoding agmatinase, which gives rise to MEELRIEANGNLGPIDSSRIPRYAGAATYARLPRLDQVAKSDITVVGVPFDSGVSYRPGARFGANHVREASRLLRPYNPAWDVSPFENCQVADAGDMAVNPFNINEAIETIQQNALDLTAGGSKLLTLGGDHTIALPLLRAAAERAGGPIAMLHFDAHLDTWDTYFGAEYTHGTPFRRAVEEGILDTEAISHIGTRGPLYGKKDLDDDHRFGFGIVTSADVYYQGVLETVAKVRDRIGDRPLYISVDIDVLDPAHAPGTGTPEAGGITSRELLEIIRGFRGMNLVGADVVEVAPAYDHAEITGVAASHVAYELVTLMADNTVAGDRFGAETGYAAQALGREARRPAGFAAASPAPAGNGAVRAAVGEYSK
- a CDS encoding thiamine pyrophosphate-binding protein; its protein translation is MTAVESGAASAPAGAGDGPSGAGAGTGVRNGGDLVVETLEALGAKTVFGIPGQHALGLFDAMGRGNLKFVSSRLENNSAFAADGYSRATGEVGVLFLSTGPGALTSLAGLQEAYATGVPMVVVASQIPLEGLGARRKGMLHQLDDQKASAANVTKSQRLIQHASGIPSAIQDAWTEAISSPQGPVWLEVPQNVLLDPIMVPPVEDALAEAADNPPRVELVREAVKWLSTAERPAIIAGGGTRRGRAEKSLLSIAEKLRAPVICTPGGNGAFPWNHELSLQSWIEDRHMTDLLEDADVLVVIGSSLGEVTSNYFTFEPRGRIIQIDAEPRVLESNRPGLGIRADAGQALAALDESLTEPHGERANWHGTSPEDLVRESLRKVKDRLESQDLAKELTFMADIREAVPADMQTFWDMTISAYWGWSCWDAREGQFHSAQGAGGLGYGFPAAIGGAVGLETVGKSAASARVLAVSGDGSAMYSIAELATAKQHNVPVTWLIVDDGGYGILREYMVGAFGKATATELARPDFVKLAESFGVPATRVAPENVGDALKAGFAADGPNVVVVETLLKMFAPTHLDG
- a CDS encoding MarR family winged helix-turn-helix transcriptional regulator; amino-acid sequence: MAVEPNTAAELVRQIFDLQRAVRCVAVSNSRGLEAGVALQGVLRFVGERESRATHLAARLGVSAPVLSRHIAELEELGLVHRRPDPDDGRAQLVALTDAGRAKLVEIEDHRVATLQEFLQDWSQQDAEETAKVLSKLAESLRESARATTAGPIATTTKRKEQFIG
- a CDS encoding MDR family MFS transporter, with the protein product MASHAAVPATATSRPSAHPPQAPMTHRQIMEALTGLLAAFFTAILSSTIVANALPTIMSELKGTQTDFAWVITAALLANAATTPIWGKLADLFDKKVLVQLSIVIFVAGSVMAGLSQTIPLLLTARVVQGIAMGGLTALAQAIIGSMIPPRDRGKYSGYMGAVMAVGTAGGPLLGGFIVDSPLGWRWTFFVCVPLAVVALILLQITLKIQHVKRPAKIDWLGSILLTTGVSLLLIWVSFAGNPDYYDWWSWQSALMVGGGVALLALLLVVESKVSQPIIPLKIISERTTALAIWASVAVGVAMFGSSTFLGQYFQVARGATPTEAGLLTLPMITGNLIGSVLSGQLISRTGKWKRYLIAGSVLLIGGLGLAGTMDHTTELWQSGVFTAILGLGLGMLMQNLVLAVQNTVSASDIGTASASVAFFRSVGGAVGVSVLGAIMSNRVKELATQGLADAGIRAGSGASGASLDLADMPAPIRDIMRAAYGDATAEIFLIAGAIAVVALIAVLLIKEQPLRRTVDIRPDAAAPASADSGAGPARDSEQGSGLPAAEYSDDDLEREFAEVLTRQLADDAKEPSYPGRQRLAERVLPMNEPPARARTMLAEKHNQTADLVPLIQETQGLLAEQQLQLAKALSAVARQAEQQRIIAQEQARVGAELKALSRRLAKERKLQSAAAHYIASHGKHRGE
- a CDS encoding ABC transporter ATP-binding protein; protein product: MLVTLIRRYSRPYLPYILAVIAFQLASTIAALYLPSLNAQIIDEGVSRGDTDFIWRTGAVMLLVAFLQVGAAVAGVYFGSKTAMAVGRDLRRGVFRKVTSFSAKDVNSFGAPTLITRGTNDVQQVQMLVLMGLNFMVSTPIMCIGGIIMALREDINLSWLVWVSVPILIVVVGYIVVRLMPLFRSMQKKIDRINEVLREQIIGIRVVRAFVREPYETERFGQANKELTDVSLKIGALFVLMFPAIGMILHLSTAAVLWFGGQRVDSGDMQVGSLTAFLQYLLQILIAVMMGTFMAMMIPRASVCADRIGEVLDVEPSIHDPERPVTPGQLEGVVEYRNVTFAYPGAEAPVLSNISFTARPGETVAIIGSTGAGKTSLLSLLPRLYDVADGEVLLDGVPVSQLDRAEITRRVALVPQRPYLFSGTIEHNLRFGKPETTDDELWDALHVAQGDGFVKEKKNGLASRIAQGGTNVSGGQRQRLCIARALVTRPKVYLFDDSFSALDVATDARLRAALKRTTADATVIIVAQRISTITEADQILVLDNGRIVDRGTHEELLETSPTYQEIVESQLSVEEVA